TCTCCTCCAGGCGGTCGTCCGGGTGCACCGGCAGCGCCGCGGAGAACAGGGCACGGGTGTACGGATGCTTCGGCCGCCGGGCGACCTCGGCGGCCGTACCCAGCTCGACGATCTTGCCCAGGTACATGACCGCGATCGTGTGGCTCATGTGCGCCACCGCGGCGAGGTCGTGCGCGATGAAGAGGTAGGCCACGCCGAGCCGCCGCTGGAGATCGCGCAGGAGGTTCAGGATCTGGGCCCGGATCGAGACGTCCAGCGCGGAGACGGGCTCGTCGAGCACGACGAGCTTGGGCGAGAGGGCGAGCGCCCGGGCGATCGCGATGCGCTGGCGCTGACCGCCCGAGAACTCGTGCGGGAAGAGGTCGATGGACCGCTCGGGGAGCCCGACCAGCTCGATGAGCTCGAGCACGCGCGTGCGGAGCGTCGCGGCGGGCGGGCGCTCGTTGATGACGAGGGGCTCGCCGATGATGGAGCCGACGCGCATCCGGGGATCGAGCGAGGCGTAGGGATCCTGGAACACGGCCTGGACCGAGCGCCGGTAACCGCGGAGGCGGTCGCGGTCGAGCCCGTCGAGCGTCTGGCCCTCGAAGCGGATCGCGCCGCTCGTCGGCGTCTCGACGCGCAGGACCAGCCGGGAGATCGTGGTCTTCCCGCAGCCCGACTCGCCGACGAGGCCGAGCGTCTTCCCCGCCTCGATCGTGAACGAGATGGAGTCCACGGCCCGCACGAGCCCGACCGAGCGCCCGAGGATTCCCCGGCGCACGGCGAAGTGCTTGGTGAGGTCCGTCGCCTCGAGCAGGGGGCTCATGGCGGCGCCTGGAGCCAGCAGCGGCTCGCGTGACCCGCGCCCCCGGCGAACTCCGGGGGCGCCTCCGCGCGGCAGCGATCCATCACGCGCGGGCAGCGCGGCGCGAAGGCGCAGCCGGGCGGGAGCGCGGCGAGGTCGGGCGGCTGGCCCTCGATGGCCGCGAGCCACTCGCTCGACTCCCCGAGCCGCGGCACCGAGTCGAGCAGCGCGCGCGTGTACGGGTGCGCCGGCGCCCCGAAGATCGCCGCGACGGGGCCGGCCTCCACGATCCGTCCGGCGTACATCACCGCCACGCGGTCGCATATCTTCGCGACGATGCCGAGGTTGTGGGTCACGAAGATCATCGCGAGTCGGTGCCGTTCCTGGAGCTCCTTGAGGAGCCGCAGGTACTGCGCCTGGATCGTGAGGTCGAGGCTCGTCGTGGGCTCGTCGGCGATCAGCAGGCGCGGCGGCGCGGCGATGGCCATCGCGCCGACGACGCGCTGGCGCATGCCGCCCGAGAGCTGGTGCG
This sequence is a window from Candidatus Methylomirabilota bacterium. Protein-coding genes within it:
- a CDS encoding dipeptide ABC transporter ATP-binding protein, whose protein sequence is MSPLLEATDLTKHFAVRRGILGRSVGLVRAVDSISFTIEAGKTLGLVGESGCGKTTISRLVLRVETPTSGAIRFEGQTLDGLDRDRLRGYRRSVQAVFQDPYASLDPRMRVGSIIGEPLVINERPPAATLRTRVLELIELVGLPERSIDLFPHEFSGGQRQRIAIARALALSPKLVVLDEPVSALDVSIRAQILNLLRDLQRRLGVAYLFIAHDLAAVAHMSHTIAVMYLGKIVELGTAAEVARRPKHPYTRALFSAALPVHPDDRLEEIILSGEIPSPLDPPPGCRFHTRCPHVMDRCRGEEPRLLPESARLVACHLYPAAS
- a CDS encoding ABC transporter ATP-binding protein, which encodes MTAPVIEVSDLRTHLVTRWGTIKAVDGVSFRVAEGETLGLVGESGSGKSMTCLSILRLVPRPAARILGGSVLLDGEELLTKSEREMQRIRGRKIAMILQDPMSSLNPVFSVGMQVRESLVQHRGLSRKALTERALELLASVGIASPRARLSAFPHQLSGGMRQRVVGAMAIAAPPRLLIADEPTTSLDLTIQAQYLRLLKELQERHRLAMIFVTHNLGIVAKICDRVAVMYAGRIVEAGPVAAIFGAPAHPYTRALLDSVPRLGESSEWLAAIEGQPPDLAALPPGCAFAPRCPRVMDRCRAEAPPEFAGGAGHASRCWLQAPP